In Halorientalis sp. LT38, a genomic segment contains:
- a CDS encoding SWIM zinc finger family protein, whose product MSRAQSPGWAASDDLPDLLGGTPTLSMPDDWTLSGPWQRAQEETDEGGPINDAERMVYLSGSDYPHRVTFALQGRTLLADCDCKAHRFNDGWCSHVASCWWQWVRGEIVVSHVDTGREYRSPPGWLRLDDPVPTALDDLTPAETDAFLTCDLADVGVREYAEESGRAPGTVGNLLRRARDKVGGRR is encoded by the coding sequence ATGAGCCGCGCACAGTCCCCCGGCTGGGCCGCCAGCGACGACCTGCCGGACCTGCTCGGCGGTACCCCCACGCTCTCGATGCCCGACGACTGGACGCTCTCAGGACCCTGGCAGCGCGCTCAGGAGGAGACCGACGAGGGCGGCCCCATCAACGACGCCGAGCGGATGGTCTACCTCTCGGGGAGCGACTACCCCCACCGCGTCACCTTCGCGCTCCAGGGCCGGACCCTGCTGGCTGACTGTGACTGCAAGGCCCACCGGTTCAACGACGGCTGGTGTAGCCACGTCGCCTCGTGCTGGTGGCAGTGGGTCCGCGGGGAGATCGTCGTCTCCCACGTCGACACCGGGCGCGAGTACCGGAGTCCACCAGGCTGGTTGCGCCTCGACGACCCGGTACCGACTGCCCTGGACGATCTGACGCCCGCCGAAACCGACGCTTTCCTCACCTGCGACCTGGCCGACGTTGGAGTCCGTGAGTACGCCGAGGAGAGCGGCCGCGCACCCGGCACCGTCGGGAACCTGCTGCGGCGAGCCCGCGATAAGGTAGGTGGTCGGCGGTGA